The genome window CGCTAAGGTGACAAGCAAACTTGCCTTGAGTTCGTTGGTCAAAATAGCAAACTCGATCCTTCATTCTATCGAGAACCATAAGTTCGCTTGCTAGAGCTAGACTAGCGAACTCAAAAGATTCCATTGAGTTTGCTACCCTTCATCCTATTTGTCAAACATGTTTATAAAACCTACTAGAAATGCTTATGAAATAGTTAGAAGACCTAGAAATGAAAAAGAATATATtgaaataaaaaagaaaagaagCCCGGCCTAATGaataagtttatttatttaagttACTTGAAATAGTTTCTTCAAGGCATTGCTTTTGGCGAAGTAATTCCCTAATGAATTACTATTCCTTGACGATTGACTATTCTTTGACGATTGACGTGATAACACCTCCTTTTGATTGTCAACTTCATCAGAACATATCACCATGACTGGTTCATCAACTTTTGTTCCTCCTTGTTTTTGCATGTAAATGTAATCCCATTTTTCTTGGAAAAGGTAGAAAAATGCCATGAAAGAGACCTCAACTGTGAAGAGTATACTCCAAAGCCTAGCATTCATGGATGTTCTTTTGTGATATGCTTTTAGACCTGTGTAAGTGTTCAAGATCCCAACTAGTGAAATCATTGTCCCGAAAATCCAGTGGAAAACGTACCAAACCGTCCGCCTATTCGTTCCCCTGGGAAACAAGGCTCAAATTGTTATTGTTTGCCACCATGATGTTTTTGGCTGTAATTAACAAAACAATTGATACACCACAAAACAAATGAGTATTACTAACGCTCATTAATTCGTCGGTAATGGCCGTAGGTAATATTTCCAAATTCCAACAGAGATTATCGATGAACTTTTTAGCGATTAGACGAAAGATTTTTCATGATGATAAAAAAAAGAAGTATATAATTTTTGTTTAACCAAGCTAAGGGacttaaaatataaaaagaaaaagtAGATATTTCTACAGAtgaattttaaaatttgtttttagGCGACAGATCGAATCCGTTGTTAAATATCATGCATAacaataaaaagtttattttcttCCAACTTTATCTTCGTCGATCAAAAAAAAGTgtttttattctctttaattacGTGGGATATGACAATATCCGTTAGTAATTAGCGACTGTCGATGATACTCTTTTGTTTAGCAATGATAAATACCTGTTAGGCCGGCAAAACCCAACCAGCATTTGCAGCAGGATGGCAGCATAAAGTGCCAAACCTATTTTCTGGTGAGTGTTGTTGAATGAGTTTTCGAAGCTCATTACAGAGAGGATAGCTCCAGCACATGCAAGGAGCACTCCAAGTACCTTGACACACTTTGAAAAGTTAGAAAACTGATACCGACCAAAAAAATGTGTCAAGTTGTTCACAATTATTATAAGAAAAACGTCCCCTTTGAAAGTACAGACAAACTTATAAATTAATAAGTATATTTAAGCTTACAATTGAAGATTATAATTGATCACATTATAATGACCAAACAACGCTAGATTTCTTATCATTAATTAGGGTGACTTTACGTGTCGTCAAAGTATGGTTTCTTAGTTTTATAAAAGATTATTATTATTGAAACTTTATCTAACCCGTAAAAATTTATATATACACATTTTAGAAACCATAAACGTTATTTATTAACTAAATGATAATGTAGCTTCTTCTTTGAGATATCAATTAACGCTGTCCTTCCACCAACTCTATTGACTATTATCTTTTACAACTTATACTATAATATTTTCTTTATTCTATTTTAAGATTAGCAtattttataaactatttttgagttaataaatataatataaatttaTAATTAAACTAACACAtgtaaaaacaaaaatataatcaCGATGTGAATAACTGTGTTGATTCTTTAAAAATTTAAtatcttatttatattttataatttaagtATATATATAGGACCTAGATCACTTGAAAACTCTCTCGAGTTGTGAGAACTTTGAAATAcgattttttatatgttttttaacCAAAATATGTATAATTGACTACTAAGAAATATGtaaatattgaaaaaaaaaatggtaGTGACTTTACATTTTTTAACAAAAACATGTATAATTGACTACTAAGAAATAtgtaaaaattgaaaaaaaaaatggtagtgagtttacatatgtgtaagaAAACTTACGTAAAATAAATATCCATCAATTTACACAAAAATTACGCATGTGTATTTTTGTTTCACACTGGTGTAATTTTTTGCATAtaattttgttcttttttatttcaattttccataataataagataaaaatggatactttagcaaaaataataatcataataacaataaaaatttaaaagaaaatgttACATGGAGTTCTCACATATGTTTATATGCAAATCAAAGCTCCGAAAaagattttataaaataatatatttttacatataataatatttttaagGAGTTGCTTTTAATTATTTACTTATGGTTTCCTAGTGGTACCCACAATAAActcaaccatatatatatatatatatatatatatatatatatatatgattagatTCAAGaatgaacactagtgtagcttgcgaactgagtgaactaatcgtggtcatacacgtgtgtagattaATGAccagaatttgatgttgaaatacactagtgtattttacgatttgatgatgagatcctgcccatacacgtgtgtagatcaatggccaggatttgttcactcagttcgcaaatacactagtgttcactctagaactccaccctatatatatagggtaaggttcatgcgagaaccacctttattgcgagaaccgcgagaaccaatgtgaatacaacctaaaatagcgaaaaaaacctaaccccccccccaaaaaaaaaaaaaaaaaactaaacccctttccccccccccccaagctaaaaactaaacccctaaaaaaatcaaaaaaatctaaaaaaataaaaaaaaacacacacaaaaaaaaattaatattttttacattaaaatcgctacttttagtagccaaaaaaattttttaatttaaaaaaaaaattgctactaaaagtagcgattttttttataaaaaattattaaaaaaaattgtgtttttttagctaccttctcctatatatatacatatatatatattgaaagtgtaTTGTATAATTGGGCTTAACGTACGTTTTAAATATATAACATACAGATTTTGGGTATACAAGATGAGGTTTTTTTGGAAAAAATGAGAGGTAAATTCTCATTTacatgaaaaaaaatattttgcatgttaaaaaaacaatcccatattgaaaaaaaaaacaagtcgCATGTTGGAAAAAAACAAATCGCatgttgatttaaaaaaaaaatcgcatGTTATATATTAAAAGCGTATGCAGTGCACGTTAAGCCCAATTGTACGTTAACCAACCCCTATATATATTTACGTATATATATGTTATCTATTAAAGACTAAAATTAGAAATTAAATAGGTTTTGATATTATTCAAGAATAGTTTATATACCCATCGCCATTAATGCTCTTGAAAACCGTAAAACCCCTCTTTTTAGGAAAACACGGTTATCAAGGCAGTAAGGGTGAGTGGGGAAACAGAAAGGGCTTCACGCGCGCGTAGGAACCACGATTGGCGACTCCCAATTAATGTTTGACGTCTGACACGGATGACAGCCTGTCACACAACCATCACACGTCAACATCACCACAGTACATTTTATCAACTTGTCTGCCACGAATCAAGcactttcaaaattcaaatcatgAGAACTTCATCTTGAAGAAAAGAAATATCTTTTGAAAGAAGTTTGTTCATACCCTACGGCGAGCAACTTGTTCACTTCTCAAACAACAAAAGCGCACACTCCATTTttatagtccagtgctccacctACTTGCCATTTGCGCATAGCAGCACCactggactgggggacttgaaaGGGTATGGTTCCAAAAACCCTGCGCAAGCGTATAAGACCATACCATAACTACATTCCAAAATCATCTTAAACAAAACCATGCGCGGCCGCGCAGTGGTTCTAAACAAGATTTGGAGAAATCAGTCCTCAATGACCATGCGCCGGAGAAAGAAATGACAAATATTCAACTAACACTCTTGCGCGGGCTCGCGCAAGAGTATAGTTAGGCTTGAAGATTTAAAAAATAAGTATTAAATATATCCACGCGCATGAAATCAGGATTGGAACAAAAGGAATCTTTTCTGTTATAACAGAATGACACGTGGCATGGGAGCAATAGTTTACAGCTGTAGATCTTCTAGAAGGCATTTAAAGACCATCGTGCACAATCCTCATTCGGTTATAACCAAATGTGACGTGGCAAAATCTGGGGCCTTCATTGAAGTCACGATGATGGCGACAATTTATATACAAATTTAGATCAAACCAAtttccacgtggcatctccccagccgttgatcaagatcacgatccgtgtgcatggaTGGGGAGATAACTAACGAATGGAAAAGATAATTCCGTTATTACCTCCGTTATATTTTTTGGCGCCAAACTTCGGTAATAAATATGAGAATTCAGGTACGATCTATTCATCTACTCTCACTTACTTTCACTCTTACTACTTCATCTTTTTTGAGATCattgtacttattctcacgccgtaGGGTGGTCACGTAGATAACCTCCATTCTtcccgtggcgaggctaacggcgTTTTTATTTTGCAGAGATTTCCGACGAAATAGTTCCTATCAGCAATCGCCAAGAGGATTAACACTTTTTTGCCGAAACCCTACCTCCCGATCTAATTGATTCCGGTCATTTAGATCCGGTGTTTCTTCAGCTACCAAAAACAAACAATGAAAGTGATGTATAGTGACTTCTGTTTTTCGTTCCCTTAATACTCATACGCGGACGTGTTTAACTTTTGTTACCAGAACcagttttatttttatatttttctatcCATCCGATTAGGTatctatgtttttttttcatcacatataTCAAATCGGTACAATATTACAATGTAATTTTGTAATTCATAACTTTATGTTTTGTAACTTATACGGAATTCTTCCCATGCATCCCACTAGTTATAAATAATATTAACAAACATGTTTGTTCCGATAGTGCCTGTCAACAGCTACAGTAACTCTTTATTTTGATTTTCACTTTTACTCAATATAATCATTACGTCCGAACTTTTGATTCCGGTATGTTCGATACCATCATCCTAAGTTTCGTGATACTCCAATTGGTTTATTATTTGTTTCTCTATTGATTATTAGGTTCTCTATTTGTATGTATGAACATCATGTGCGTTTCTGAAAATACATATGTGGATTCATGTTAATCTATTTGTATGTTTTAATTTCATCACTCGTAATGTTCCATTTATTTTTGCAAGCACGAAAAGTTTTAGTTTGTTTTATATTGTTGTTTGacaacattaaaaataaaaatcttTTAATAT of Helianthus annuus cultivar XRQ/B chromosome 1, HanXRQr2.0-SUNRISE, whole genome shotgun sequence contains these proteins:
- the LOC110921064 gene encoding cytochrome b561 domain-containing protein At4g18260 isoform X1 — translated: MITMHEFKKVFLSSMPASIVALYLLPLGVCSSNENHLIIPHKFIKQDFDQHKMNSRLIFDIKLHGILLWASMGFLMPLGVIIIRTVNKEECSPRKLKAVIYIHAILQCVKVLGVLLACAGAILSVMSFENSFNNTHQKIGLALYAAILLQMLVGFCRPNRGTNRRTVWYVFHWIFGTMISLVGILNTYTGLKAYHKRTSMNARLWSILFTVEVSFMAFFYLFQEKWDYIYMQKQGGTKVDEPVMVICSDEVDNQKEVLSRQSSKNSQSSRNSNSLGNYFAKSNALKKLFQVT
- the LOC110921064 gene encoding cytochrome b561 domain-containing protein At4g18260 isoform X2, with product MITMHEFKKVFLSSMPASIVALYLLPLGVCSSNENHLIIPHKFIKQDFDQHKMNSRLIFDIKLHGILLWASMGFLMPLGVIIIRTVNKEECSPRKLKAVIYIHAILQVLGVLLACAGAILSVMSFENSFNNTHQKIGLALYAAILLQMLVGFCRPNRGTNRRTVWYVFHWIFGTMISLVGILNTYTGLKAYHKRTSMNARLWSILFTVEVSFMAFFYLFQEKWDYIYMQKQGGTKVDEPVMVICSDEVDNQKEVLSRQSSKNSQSSRNSNSLGNYFAKSNALKKLFQVT